TTTAATCGCAGTGAAGACCCAGTCCTTGAATGGTTCAATACGCAGTTCACAGCATGCTTCACTTTTCTGTTCAACGATACAGCCTACATTCGATTGCACCGGATGATATGTGCGGTAGCAAAGAACTCCAGACGAGCAGTTACTGAAAATCCAAGAGATTGCCTCTCAAAACTACGGAAAAGCATTCAtggtacgtacgtacgtacgtacggtCCTTTTTGTGTACGTATGTATCTGAAAATCTTGTAACTCGAAAAATCTTTCCTTCGAACACGACTCACCGGTAATTGTAATGTTCCATTTTGCAAGGAGCATCGCCTCCAGCGCAGTCGCAAATACACGCCGATGTGATCTTGGGAATCCCAAATTGGTACATACCTGTATAAAAATAGTTCAAACAATACCCAGACTACGCGGTAAGACGAAGGAACTGACCGGATACTGGATGATGCTGTTCTAATCTTAGGAATTCTAAGGTGTGCAGAATGGAAGACTCGCTACCGTTCGTCTGCAATGAATCAGATGTAAACATGCACCAGTTTAGAACTATGGAGAAATCAGAGTTTCAGTGAGCTTCTGAATTATGTCCGGTTTATGAATTATTGGTActaaaagatagaaaatagcaaaattaAGAAGTTCTGGATAATTTTGCCGCTTATTTCAAGGACAGCATGAATGTGATATTCTGCATTTTTCTAGTATTTCTCGCAAGTTCTGCTATCTtactttttgagaaaaaatttaccCTTATAGTCATACATGACAACTCGTGCAACGCCATAGATAATTGTACTGAGCTGTAGATTTTAGGCCTGCCCATGTTATCGTATTCGCGGATCTACAAGCGTTTTTGCATTCTCGACGTGTCTCATAAAGGAATAAATCGAATGATTTGACTCTGTTCACACCTCGCCCTCCATTACTGTACTCCTTGAACAATGCGGAAGATCGTCGACGATTTTGGATCGAATCCCCGTGACGAGGTAGAGCCAGAGAATTGAACGCATTGCTTGGGCTCCTTAATGAATGTTCTAAATGAACGCAAACACTTTTGTCATTTGCAAACGCTCACAATGACTCAAAATACATACAACATGAAAGAAACGAGAACAAGAAAGGTgcaaaaaaatgataagaacAGCTGTATTTCGAAATCATTTCAAGAATGCAGCAAAACTCTGATAAGGGTACGAAGGAGGAAAACGATTTCAACGGCCACACGACGACCGGTGGAAGAGACAGCCTTGGTTGCTCGCTTTCTTCGCCGAATTTGCATACCATGTCAATTAAACACTTAGCCAGAAGCGCTCTATCACTATTCGTGGGACAGACAAATATGCGTCTTTATTTACGAACGCAGCCTATATATCACCGTTTATAGTATTGGTTCTCAAATGAGACACCTAGCAAAAAGAGCAGTCAGTTGTCAACGAAATAATTCTAGAGAACAATTCACTACTCGTATGTTGCACGTAATTAATTGAATCAAATGAGATAAGTATTGGTTACGAAATGTTAGATTGAATAACAAAATCTAAGCGTTTAGCGTCATCTGGTACAGTGGTCATAGCAGTAGTCATAGTTATGACCCAAGCACTATAATATGGTTATGAGATTTACGAACAGAGATcgcaagaaatttcaaaaacacgTGAACACTGTGTTCGAGGTAATAGCCTCTCATAGTGAACACGAGTGTATCAGGGATAGATGCAAAAAAGGATCGAATACACATTGTTCATCAGTCCCTTTGGCATGCACCtccgcgttcgacttcaaatcacaatcgtttgaggtttatgaatgtTTTATGTTACCTTCTTACCAAAGAACGGACTCGTTTCGATGCTGTCAGTACTTCAAGCAGCACTGCTAGACCATGCTAGTTATTTATGGTTCCTCACCTTCTCTCTACTTACTAAATTCACCGCTACAATAATGGAAGAAAGAAGTGTCCGGCTCATACAATTACTACTTACTATTACTACtcatacaaatacaaatttatcgacctctgAAGGATCGAGGCATATGCTTTGGCTAGCTCTTGGACGGTTTCGGAGCATCAATAGTGCAAtcgcagccgaacctcttgcCACCTGCATGAAACACACCCATCAGCAACAATTGTGctaatacaaatataatatcAATATTTAAGCATACTGGTATGTGAACTAAATTTTATACTCAGTTGATACTCAGTTTTATCTAGCAAAAGGATTAGTGTTTTTGCGTAGTAGACATATGCTGTCTTGAAAAACCTATGATAAATTAAATAAGGGACGTCAATTAATACGGTAATTGTTTGTGGCAGCGCACATCTCGCGCAACACTCGTGACCTCGACATTAAGTCCATGTCTTTCCGTGTTCGACAATAATGTACTCTATGTAAACACTCTCACCTGTTACCGTATCAACGACATTCCTAGGAAACTAGTTGATCAGATTAGTTTTTGGGAAAGTTACGGATAGACTATCGTAATGACCTAGTATGATCGCTGCATGCCAACACCCGCAAAAAAGGATTAACGTAGAGGCCAGGCCATCAGAATTGTCACATGAACCAAAATCGCAAAGAGTAGGAGTCTAATTTTACGGTAGCATTTATAAAAGAAGTTGATAAGTACGGTAGAAATAGAACAATGTTGAGTTATGAGCAATTGTTTAGCAAGCTCATCTCTTCTAAACAATGTAACCTAATAAGCCTTCCTTGAACCTACGTTGAGACTATTGAGCGAATCACCTATGTACAACTACGTTTGTACCAATTCAGTGAGAAAATGTATCTGTGTAGGCCACTGCTTACCAAAATCCCTTCTAGGGAAACAACGGAATATCTTGAAAAATGTATACCACCTGAAAGAATACACGTCGTAAGTGTGTGATAGAGAATAAACGTCCAAAGAGTGAGATGCGACCAATTCGAAGGGACATGTGAGTTGTGTCACCCTCAGCTCACCGGAATAATACGGTGAATATGTGCGTGTTTAGAGCTGTGGTCTAGAAGAGGGTGTGAGACGAGGTTGTCGCGATGGTCAAGGGGTTTTGGCGCGATCGTAGTGTTTAGAGAACACTTCATGCAACGCTCATGCACTGGCTATTGCATAATACCGACATGTTCGGGATCTCTTGCTAGGAATTCGTTCATTGACGCTTTTAGTAAGAAAATCATCGTGCGAGAATCAGTGAGGAGGTTAATCATAGCAAAATCTAAGGGCTTTGATCTATGGAAAACAACCGAGGCTTTTTTTGGACGCAAAAGAAATCTCCATATCTgagaaacaaaacgaaaaaaattaggcaGACCTGTGGAAATGAGTGTATCACTACTTAAAACGTTGTGTAGTGTTGCCATCTCCATGGCGCTAGAGTAGATTACCGCAAGGAGACAACCATAAGGAACAATAACGACAACCATAAGGAACATAAATGTttagaaactaaaaataatgcAGTGTAACGTGTTGCTTCAACTTGACACTTGATTATTTGTCTACCTAGTTCCCAATAAAGGCCATTTTCAACCAGTTGTTTACCAATGACGAACTAATTGCTTTGTAgtaatacaaaacaaaaacttttgaacGCTTTCTTCTACATGTCTTGTGGTTGAAGACGATCACGTGAGTTTATTCAGGCAATTTGACACCACTACTTTTTGACTCTGAAATGTTGTGGTTGGTTGTTGTTGTGGAAAAGAAATACATCCAGTAGATGATTGTTAATTCGTACAGGTAAATTTCTTATTCGTGTACAGAGAGAGAGATAGTTTGGATTAGGAAACAAAAGCGGAGTGGTGCTCTAACACCGTTGCCACAGAAGAACTGTCcacaaatccacaaaaagaaattggagCCATACAGAAGAAAAGCACAAGACTTTGCATGGCCGACGGAAATTCGCTCTATTCACCATAGACGAAATGACACATTCTAGACAAAACGATGAAATACCGCGAGCATTACTTCGCAAAGGCACCGAACTTCTAAGAGCAACGCCGCCTCTGCCtggttccgaaaaaaaaaaccaggcaAAGTCTGCTGGTACATTCTACGCTTTATGGAAAGATACTGATCTCTATGACAACACTTCTTCTGTACAAAACACAGGCACGTCACTTTGTTATGCGCAGCTCTCGAAAAGATACGCTTAATGGATGGCAGTTCAAGTGCTGTGATTTTACACGTTTCTGCAAATGAGTGACGAGGCCGGTCGGACGAGAAGCGAAAGTGTGAGCAATTTGCGAAGTTCGGAAAGGGGCCGGTGGCATGAAAGCAGCGTTCTTTCATGAGCAATGCACTCGCTGCCCCAGCACCTACAATATCCAAAGAAAACGAGTTGCGCTGAGTAAGGAGTTCCTATAGAAAGACACCTGCAGCACTCAGGGAATGTCTACAATCGCAGAATGTGCACCAAttccgggaaaaaaatgtaaagatgAAGTTAGAGCACAGGTCACTGCGGTGgcattatgtatgtatgtctgAACTAGATGAAGAGGATAAACAGGGCGCAGATACGCGGAACAACTGATGACAGTAATCCTTCATGGTGGATAACGATGCAAGGCCGGATGTGTGCATTACAGCCAGCAACGCACAATATGTTCCAGCGGAAGTTTACAAGCCTAATTGACACGTGTGTGGTGATTGGAGTCCTCATAACAAGCAATTTACAGCACATTGCATGTTTAGCGAATGAGCAGAAGCGAGGTGAACTTTCAGGAGCCGTCTATTTTCTTGGCTCCCAAGAGAAGGAGATTTGAAGAACAGCTGATGGCGATTTGCGAATGATAAAAGCAATTAGCTAAAACGAAGCGGTCGGTTTCGTAATAGTAAGGGATCGGTCACACCTTTACAGCCAGACAGGCGCCAAATATTCTTATCAAAGTGTAGAGACACACACTATCACTGGTAGCACTCTGTCTGCAACAGCGACGCCTATTAAACATATGGTCATACTTACGGTAAAGCGATACGATGGGACTCCAGATTACTAAGAATGCTGTAGTTATGTTCACAGTAACTATTTTATGAATTGCAAGcacattttttgtaaagtGATTTTGTAAATGAGTAGTAACGGGTTCCACATAGGCGCACTCTCTGGAAGAGTAATTAGAAACCTTCCGAAAGTATCTCTAGAGTTCACTCCTAGTTCGAGAGTTCCACTTTGTACTTATTTAAAACGTTCGTTTTTCTCACAACTGATGCTATAATTAGCACGAAATTAACATTACACGACTTAGTCATATAATTTTGACAGTAGTACTTGCTGTAATTCTTCTTTTACGTCACAATAATTCGTGAACATCAAGCTTACAATTAACAGCCATATAACAATAGGAAATATGGAACCGAAACGACATTTGGATGACCGCGTTGATTAATATCGCGCAATGCATaaaatattcgaagaaaataatagaaaatgttTCGAAGATCACTCCATTCAGGTTCATGGTTTGCAAAGATCCCATGCTGCAGTCAATTATTTTAGGGAAAAAACCAACTAGTTTCTCTTAGATCAGAGATAGTTCCCCTTAATAATTTGACAGCCCCACCGTTAATACTGCccattttttccctaaaaCTTTGCAGAATGAGCATAAGACATTGAGGACAATATTGTAAGGAAAAAGAGGACAGTGCAATAACGTTCAAAATAACTCTCGAAAACAAAGTATTGCGGGATTCGTCCTTACTACCAGTCTTGACGCATATGTGCTCTTAGAGGGGTTTCACAGTTCCCCTGTGGAACAGGTACTGGACTCATCTCAGGACTTTTTCAAAAGCGATGTTGTTGGAATTATGATGCTACTCACAAATGTATGCACCCTAAACGCATAAACGTGAATGTGCTGAGCGACAAATGGTCCACATACATGCTATTTAGAAGCCACAAATGTTGTTGAAGATAAAACTCAGTTCCAACAACTAGCGCGAGGACAAGAGAAAATACACCTTATGTGGTTTCGCTTTCGAAAGGCTAATTCTTAGAATGATTATCACCTATGAAAAATAACAGACTAGATCAATACTGTTAGTGTAACGAGGCCAACGAGGTAGAGTTCGAACGATCCACTGGCGGTCATACATGACGATGATGAACGATGAATAGGATAATTGAGGTAGTGATTCCATTGAAAATCAGCCCGTCGGAACGCCGTTTCATGCGGTTTACGCCAATCTCCGGATATACCGAGTCCTAAGTTCATAACCTGAAGGCCCGTATTTCGACGATCACTGCATTATTGAACAATTACAAGTGctacaacaataaataaaccGAAAATACGTTTTCAATTATCGTGAATTCAAATCATTTTTCAAACAGCATCTTCGACTTGAGATCATTTGTTGTGACATTTGAAATAATCCAAGACCTAAGGGTATCTCCCGATACGTTCGTtctattttcatattattcaGAACCgtcagaaagaaagtgaagctCATTCTCCTTCTTTACCTGACTACAAACAGAGCACAGTAATGCATGGAGGTTAGAGGTTGCAATAGTTCGAACCGCAGATCAGTTCTGATCTGGACAGCAGAGTCTTTCACTGCTGCATCTGAAGATTGTTAGATTTACGTTGTAAGTATGTAGATTTTGAATATGCACCATCCAGAAATTGCTATGCATATGCATTGAAACGACGGAAAAATAGGCGTTGCACACTAATACTAATTGCGATAAATTTGAAACACTAATACATGCCGTTATTTCTGaatctcctttcttttctgttggtTTTTCACGATACTTTCCTGGTCTTTCCTTTCCTCACTATTACTATGTTTTGCCTCATACAACAAACACAAGCAAAGAAGCTAAGGAAGGAATTTGTATCTCAATTTTCTCAATCTCACGTTGGTCAAAGAgcaatctttaaaaaaaatgacaaaaaaagactgaaacaTAGAAACAGCGCAAAGTGTGAGACATCGTGTGAGCACTTGGCTACAATCTGTCGTGAAATTTAAGTTCTGTTACTCAATTCTTCATGTTCAAAGTTTTGCGGTAACACATACCTGAAAGTTAAGCAAACGGCAAACAAAACAAGCAATGAGCGATAAGATGATGACTCTTTCAGCCAGCGAAACCTCTCATTTGAGGGGATGTAAACAAATATATGAACTCGAATAACAAAACACGGCAGATCTTTGGAAGAGAGTTCCTGGACGCTTCGATCTTGCATCCGAGCGAGAGTCGGCCCAATTTTAACCAATTTCGGGCGTTTTGAGTACAAACCGATTAATACGGTCGGCAACAGTCGACTAAAGAAAGACCCTATGCAAATAAAAGGAACGAATCCAAATGGGAAAACGACTAACACACCCACACATGAGCAGTGAGCCTTTATTCTAAGTTAGGCACACTTTATGTATCTAACGTTTGAAGACGTAGAAAAAATGTTCGACGACATTCAGCGGGCTACGTGATGACAAGAGATTTGTCGCAGAGTGATAAACAAATATGATAAGCAGAGCGATCCGAAACTGCCCTCCGATTGGGATTTTGCGTATCTTATCCCTTGCAATCGTCTCTGATTTCACGCCCGTACCAAGCAAGCCTTACTAGTTCTCTCTAAAAAAACACGAACTTCTGCATCATTCCACTAATTTCCTGTAGAGAGAGCCAACGATCTACCTCAGTACTCATGTGAAcctttcaaagagaaaaaacttctcGAGTAAATTGAATTGCgagtaaaaatgagaaatcaaATTAATGGGGACTCGTGAGTAGACATAGATCTAGTAGTCATGACAAAAGCTAAGATAATATCGCAAAACCTGGTGAAGAAACAAACACAggcagagaaagaaaagagggagaaaaaaactcgaaaactgAACTTCCGAGATGGCAAATAGGAATTTACTGGTCATGGTCACGACCTACAAGTGCTAACATACAAGGAAAGTAGTATTCGCTGGCggttacttcaaaaaaaagttatgaagCAAAAGCGCgagcaacgagaaaagattGTAGAGATAGCGTCGTGAGAGAGATGGATTAATAGATTCTCCAAATTCATTTGCGGCAAATACCAATGTAGTAAAACATCGCTCCAGGTATGGTTGTTTTCTGGCTGCTAGTTTCTGTAAGGtacatcaccttgatcaccttgactcccgttgatcttcgaactggtcgagcgggcaccagtaattcttccatttgtcccgatcgcgtgccagagtagcccagtggttcctcctttcgcgtgggacacgaatagcatcacatttttctttgaaggacttcgtgaagaaatctgaccatcgggtcggcggtcttcctgtagtgcgcttaatatcgctgggaacccagtcgctcacgtctctggtccaacggttgtcattaaagcgcatcacgtgtccggcccaccttattttactttccttggcaaacgcggtggcgtttctaatcttcgatggttgaagtaggagagaacttcgaatcccgtccctcacttgcgtgaaacgggatactcctagcatcactctctcaattgcgcgttcaatgacgctcaccgcgttttcttcctgcttgcgaaatgcccaggtttccgaagcataggtcaaagcaggaagtacggtggcgttgaagaggtgagcacggagccgggtgttcctggtcttcttcactacatcctcaatgctcttatacgctccccaagccgctcgtctcctcctgcccagctcgggggtcatgttgttcatcatgtttagttcccgacccagataaacgtagctggtgcattcggatatgttcgttccgttgagcgtgaatggggcacccgagacccatccgttccacatgaacatcgtcttgtccagattcagctgaagaccgatgcat
This is a stretch of genomic DNA from Necator americanus strain Aroian chromosome II, whole genome shotgun sequence. It encodes these proteins:
- a CDS encoding hypothetical protein (NECATOR_CHRII.G6227.T1), giving the protein MPLCLTFIDLKKAFDSVETEAVVEASDNQGVPTQYIKVLRELYSNFTTGIAPFYKNIIINVKRGDPQGDTISPKIFTATLENAMRKLEWDYMGVKVDGRQLHHLRFADDIVLITRSISQEERMLTEFDETCGCIGLQLNLDKTMFMWNGWVSGAPFTLNGTNISECTSYVYLGRELNMMNNMTPELGRRRRAAWGAYKSIEDVVKKTRNTRLRAHLFNATVLPALTYASETWAFRKQEENAVSVIERAIERVMLGVSRFTQVRDGIRSSLLLQPSKIRNATAFAKESKIRWAGHVMRFNDNRWTRDVSDWVPSDIKRTTGRPPTRWSDFFTKSFKEKCDAIRVPRERRNHWATLARDRDKWKNYWCPLDQFEDQRESR